Proteins encoded together in one Streptomyces umbrinus window:
- a CDS encoding alpha/beta hydrolase family protein, translating to MSRRTSGAGRWRRRTARVGLVGVALAGLVAGLVVGGPPADASAKASAAAGGRKTFTGEIDGAEYRVELPARWNGTLVLYSHGYFLAEWVPEGVQVANRVETEQWLVEHGYAVAASKFKNDGVGYGVQDGVTDQVALLDWFEEHVGEPRRTVSSGMSQGGLIAALLAERNPKRFDGVAAMCAEYDTHATWNSGLDITFVVRTLLAPGEDIELVRAGEDAAAGRDALAAAIDRALETPEGRARLALAGAVANIPGWYAAHEPKPTATGELVAAQALWTKWAYSYGIGPVGRTELEARAGGNPSWNTGVDYGRLLARSSRRDLVRDAYAAAPGGDLDAGLKRLAKAPRIGPDAKAVAYQYRHGIVRGTTPAPVVTLHSTGDGGAVTDQERWYADQIRRHGNSVSLRQLWVDRGGHCSFSSADELVMLRTLLDRIDDGQWPSTTPTRLNASVSAMGAAYQKVLDLGTGADLPLEPAYTDFTPPRMLRPSR from the coding sequence GTGAGCAGACGCACGAGTGGGGCGGGCCGGTGGCGTCGGCGGACGGCTCGGGTGGGGCTGGTGGGTGTGGCTCTGGCGGGGTTGGTGGCCGGGCTCGTGGTCGGAGGTCCGCCCGCCGACGCGTCGGCGAAGGCGTCGGCCGCGGCCGGGGGACGGAAGACGTTCACCGGTGAGATCGACGGGGCGGAGTACCGCGTCGAGTTGCCCGCCCGCTGGAACGGGACGCTGGTGCTCTACAGCCACGGGTACTTCCTGGCCGAGTGGGTGCCGGAGGGCGTGCAGGTGGCCAACCGCGTCGAGACCGAACAGTGGCTGGTCGAGCACGGCTACGCGGTGGCGGCGTCGAAGTTCAAGAACGACGGCGTCGGCTACGGGGTCCAGGACGGGGTGACCGACCAGGTCGCGCTGCTCGACTGGTTCGAGGAGCACGTGGGCGAGCCGCGGCGGACCGTGTCCAGTGGCATGTCGCAGGGCGGTCTGATCGCGGCACTGCTCGCCGAGCGGAACCCGAAGCGCTTCGACGGGGTGGCCGCGATGTGCGCGGAGTACGACACACACGCGACGTGGAACTCCGGTCTCGACATCACGTTCGTGGTCAGGACCCTCCTCGCGCCCGGCGAGGACATCGAGTTGGTCCGGGCCGGCGAGGATGCCGCGGCCGGCCGGGACGCGTTGGCCGCCGCGATCGACCGTGCCCTCGAAACCCCCGAGGGGCGGGCACGGTTGGCCCTGGCCGGAGCCGTGGCGAACATTCCGGGGTGGTACGCGGCGCACGAGCCGAAGCCGACGGCGACCGGCGAACTGGTCGCCGCCCAGGCGCTGTGGACGAAATGGGCGTACAGCTATGGAATCGGGCCGGTCGGCCGGACCGAGTTGGAGGCCCGCGCGGGCGGCAACCCGTCCTGGAACACCGGCGTCGACTATGGTCGGCTGCTCGCCAGGTCGAGCCGGCGGGACCTGGTCCGCGACGCGTACGCCGCCGCACCCGGAGGCGACCTGGACGCCGGCCTGAAACGCCTGGCGAAGGCACCGCGGATCGGGCCCGACGCGAAGGCAGTGGCCTACCAGTACCGCCACGGCATCGTCCGCGGTACGACGCCGGCTCCCGTCGTCACCCTGCACTCGACCGGCGACGGCGGCGCGGTGACCGACCAGGAACGGTGGTACGCCGACCAGATCCGCCGCCACGGCAACTCCGTCTCGCTGCGGCAGCTCTGGGTGGACCGCGGTGGGCACTGCTCGTTCAGCTCCGCCGACGAACTGGTCATGCTGCGGACGCTGCTCGACCGGATCGACGACGGGCAGTGGCCGAGCACCACACCGACACGGCTCAACGCCTCGGTGAGCGCGATGGGTGCGGCGTACCAGAAGGTGCTGGACCTCGGCACCGGCGCGGACCTGCCCTTGGAGCCTGCGTACACCGACTTCACACCGCCGAGGATGCTCCGCCCGTCGCGGTGA
- a CDS encoding DUF2975 domain-containing protein, protein MHRLFIAALRAGIAAAILVGLFGQFVVIPTTAADEVDRFPPYAPFATPYVTVAIVGVVCVQVTLVAVWMLLAMVRRGAIFSPLAFRWVDIVIGSSVVATLLAIGVAGHLFVADIPSPDDGMEELGALGAAITSVGVGAAFAMLTVIMRSLLRKATDLQTEIAAVV, encoded by the coding sequence ATGCATCGTCTCTTCATAGCCGCGCTCCGCGCCGGTATCGCCGCAGCGATCCTGGTCGGTCTCTTCGGCCAGTTCGTAGTCATTCCGACGACAGCGGCGGACGAGGTCGACCGTTTCCCTCCCTACGCACCGTTCGCCACGCCGTATGTGACGGTGGCGATCGTCGGCGTCGTCTGTGTCCAGGTCACCCTCGTCGCGGTGTGGATGCTGCTCGCCATGGTCCGACGCGGCGCGATCTTCTCGCCGCTGGCCTTCCGTTGGGTCGACATCGTCATCGGATCCTCCGTCGTGGCGACGCTGCTGGCGATCGGGGTCGCCGGGCATCTCTTCGTGGCCGACATCCCGTCTCCCGACGACGGTATGGAGGAACTCGGCGCCCTGGGCGCCGCGATCACGAGCGTCGGCGTGGGAGCGGCGTTCGCGATGCTCACCGTCATCATGCGAAGCCTCTTGCGGAAGGCGACGGATCTGCAGACCGAGATCGCCGCGGTCGTCTGA
- a CDS encoding helix-turn-helix domain-containing protein has protein sequence MAIIVDLDVQLARHKLSVGEFAAAVGITPANIAVLKNGRAKAVRFTTLDAICRTLDCQPGDVLRWVPDDDTNDG, from the coding sequence ATGGCGATCATCGTCGACCTCGACGTCCAGCTCGCCAGACACAAGCTGTCGGTCGGCGAGTTCGCGGCTGCCGTCGGCATCACGCCCGCCAACATCGCCGTGTTGAAGAACGGCCGCGCGAAGGCGGTGCGGTTCACGACCCTGGACGCGATCTGCCGGACGCTCGACTGCCAGCCCGGTGACGTACTGCGCTGGGTACCCGACGACGACACGAACGACGGCTGA